DNA sequence from the Callithrix jacchus isolate 240 chromosome 13, calJac240_pri, whole genome shotgun sequence genome:
AGTTAATCTGACTGTTCCTGGGGATGTAAATGTGCTTCTTCCTGACCAGGTATTCCACCTGCTGGACTGCAGTCATGGCAAGGTCTCAGATCCTGACACTGGCCATCTCAAATTCCCCTCTAGCCCAGactggtttattttattattcatttatttatttattatttttgagatggagtttcacgcttgttgcccaggctggagtgcaatggtgtgatcttggctcactggaacctctgcctcctgggttcaagtgattctcctgcctcagcctcccaagtagctaggaatataggatgcaccaccatgctctgctaatttttgtttttgtttttttagtagagctggggttccaccatgttggccaggctggtctcgaactcctgacctcaggtgatccacctgcctcagcttcccaaagtgctgggattacagaggtgtgagccacctcgcccagcacCCAAGTATCGACAGGAAGTGTCAGTACTTCTGGGGGTCCAGAAGCGTCTTTAAAGCAGCCCATTTTCCAGAGGACAGAATCAAAATCTGGAGTGAAGCTAGGAACTGGTCACCTAGTCAGTGAAGTTTGATGCTCAAATACAGGCCAGAGGTCAGAAAGGGGGGACACCTACTCCCTAGACCCTTACAGTTGAGTCCAAGATAGCCATGGGTCCCACTCTGCTCAGTGATGTGACCCCAGGAGCCAGGGGTTCCCAGGAGCCGGagcttctccttcactttttccTTAGTTAGCATGGCTTTCTCCACAACGGCTGTTAGACTCTGCTTCCTACCAAGAAAGGACAATGAGAAAGAAGGGTGTGAGGTCCCCCTTGCTTTCAAACCTCCCTTATTGCCAGTCCACTCTTTTTACCTTCAAAGGCCCCCCAGCAGAGTGCCTGAGGCTCTGGGATGGCTATGAGTGGGAGGGAGGTTTGACCCTGTAGTAACTTAAGCAAGCCAAGGAGGCCTCCAGGTAGATTTTGCCAGAGTTGCAAGCCTCTAATGGCTGTCTAATATCCCCGAGCAATCTGGAAGAGTTCAGATAACTCATTGGCCTGGGTACAAAATGAATGTTCTATCACTCTGTCCCCTAAGGCAACCCTTGGCATAGCCACTGCCATTGGTACACATCAGGTCCTCAGTAAATGCTGATGAATGGATGGAGCAAAGAGGTCACATGGGCCAGAGAAAAGCACCCTGCTGAATCCGGGGATCAGCATGTCTGCAGGCACCCAGGGCCTCTCTCATCCCTTCCTGCTCCAGCCCTCACCCTTACCATTCTCCCAGCAGAGCCGGGTTGCAGAGGATGGAGGTGATGATCCGGGCACCCGTGTTGGGAGGGTTTAGCCATAGGGCCTGGGCTAATCTCATCAGCTGGGAAAGGACGCACAGCAGCTGCTGGTTGTTGACTGCCACCACCACTAGGATCCCCACTCCTTCATCTGCAGTGTGGAGAAGACACCTCAGCCCCTTCCTTCACTCCCAAGGCCTTCACCTAGACCTCAACCTCTAACCTTGTAGAAGAAAAGGTTGAACCAGGAGGCCCTCATTGCAGCCCAGCCAGGATGGTATTCAGGCTCCTGGAAGTTGCCAGAGGCTCTCCTTCCAGCAGAAGTATCCATAGTCAGAGTCTTAAAGGAGGAAGGAACTTGAAAGAGCACTaagttctattttctttatttttatttttatttttgtggtggtTGTTTTCTAAGTGACCATctctctccattgcccaggctagagtgccatggtggaatcatagctcactgcaacctcaacctcccgggcttaagtgaacctcttgcctcagcctcctgggtagctaggactactggtgtgtaccaccatgcccggctaacttttttaattgtttgtagagacagggtctcactgtgttgcccaggctggtcttaaattcccagcctcaagtgatcacccagtctcgacctcccaaagaaGGGATTGGGAGGTgtggactgggattacaggtgtcaaccaccaTGCCAGCCCCACCCTCTCATCTCATAGTTGAGGAAACAAAGTCCTGAGGGTGAAATTATCTAAGCTGAGCTGGGGCGAGTGGCCAGATTTAGTAACAGAACCAAATTCTAGCTCAGTGTTCCCACTTCTGCCTTCATACGTGCTCTCCCTGGAGTCTGTGGCTCCCTCCAGAGGATGAGATGTGGAAAACATCACTGTGCTGTGAACGCAGCGCCATTTCGCAACagaccctcccctctccttctgcCTGTACCATACCATAAATGCCGAAATTCTTGGACAGAGACTGGCTGCAGAAGAACTCAATGCCTTGAGACACAAAGTATTGTAAGATTCTTGTATCTTCTTCCAAGTCACTGGTGTATAAACCTTGGCAGGgaatatcaaaaaatggaaatatctgCTTGCTCTGTAGGAGAAAGgagaacaaagaaagaatgagTCGGATGGAGGGGAGAGCAGAGATTAAAAGACAGGAAGGTCAGGCGGGAGATTGGGTTTACCTTTATCACGGACATCAACTTTGCCCACTCACTTGGTGTCAACTTGCAGTCAATAATGTTCCCGATCACAAGGATGCAGCCATGTGGGATCTGCTGCAGGTAGAGATGGTCTCATCAGGTACTTCCCCTACCCAGGAGTGGCGGCCCCAGGGCATTTGGGGATAAAGTGCTCCTCCATGTTAGTTACCATTGAAGGGCCAGGCAAATTCAAACCTGGAAAAGGTATTGGATGATTTAAGGGGTATGGGGAGGAGAGGAACCTTAGGCTTTAAGTCAGATCTAGGGAGGAGTTTGTCTACCTCCACCACATTGAGGAGTTTGTCAGGGTCCATGCATAGCTTCTTGGGGTCCCAGATGGAGTATTCATAAACTGTAAAGCCCGTGTCCTGGAAGATGAGTCCATGCAGTTCTGTAGGAACACAGCCCCCACCAGCTGGTACATGGGAAACAGACAGAGACAGGTACTGGAGTGTGGGGCTGAGAGTCAGTGGCTGAAGGTGGGACGTTAACAGGAAAAGGACATAGATAGCTTGGCTTGTCCTCCATTTTGCTCGTGACAGAGAATGAGGGATAACAGTGAAGACAGCAGTCAGGTGAGGATTAGGAACAGGGGATGTGGATTTGCTGTCGCCTCATCTTGGGTAAGACTCACCTTTTTGAGAAGAGATGATGTAAACTATATGAGAATCCTTATGCCAAGCTCTGAGAAACTGGACTCCAAGCTGGAAGGCGCCACTGTCACCAACAGTGTGTACACCCCCTACCTGCCAGCAAGAAATAGAcagaaataggctgggcgtggtgggcatggtggctcacgcctgtaatccccgc
Encoded proteins:
- the GOT1L1 gene encoding putative aspartate aminotransferase, cytoplasmic 2 isoform X2; translated protein: MPGRGRTTRPSLGGRLLSKSGTQEQRHSLGSNFISVMPTLSVFMDVPLVHKLEGSLLKAYKQDDYPKKMFLAYKVCMTNEGHPWVSLVVQKVRLQISQDPSLNYEYLPTMGMKSFIQASLELLFGKHSQAIVENRVGGVHTVGDSGAFQLGVQFLRAWHKDSHIVYIISSQKAGGGCVPTELHGLIFQDTGFTVYEYSIWDPKKLCMDPDKLLNVVEIPHGCILVIGNIIDCKLTPSEWAKLMSVIKSKQIFPFFDIPCQGLYTSDLEEDTRILQYFVSQGIEFFCSQSLSKNFGIYDEGVGILVVVAVNNQQLLCVLSQLMRLAQALWLNPPNTGARIITSILCNPALLGEWKQSLTAVVEKAMLTKEKVKEKLRLLGTPGSWGHITEQSGTHGYLGLNFQQVEYLVRKKHIYIPRNSQINFSCVNANNIDYIAESINEAILFTEGSE
- the GOT1L1 gene encoding putative aspartate aminotransferase, cytoplasmic 2 isoform X3 — its product is MPGRGRTTRPSLGGRLLSKSGTQEQRHSLGSNFISVMPTLSVFMDVPLVHKLEGSLLKAYKQDDYPKKMFLAYKVCMTNEGHPWVSLVVQKVRLQISQDPSLNYEYLPTMGMKSFIQASLELLFGKHSQAIVENRVGGVHTVGDSGAFQLGVQFLRAWHKDSHIVYIISSQKELHGLIFQDTGFTVYEYSIWDPKKLCMDPDKLLNVVEQIPHGCILVIGNIIDCKLTPSEWAKLMSVIKSKQIFPFFDIPCQGLYTSDLEEDTRILQYFVSQGIEFFCSQSLSKNFGIYDEGVGILVVVAVNNQQLLCVLSQLMRLAQALWLNPPNTGARIITSILCNPALLGEWKQSLTAVVEKAMLTKEKVKEKLRLLGTPGSWGHITEQSGTHGYLGLNFQQVEYLVRKKHIYIPRNSQINFSCVNANNIDYIAESINEAILFTEGSE
- the GOT1L1 gene encoding putative aspartate aminotransferase, cytoplasmic 2 isoform X1, with the translated sequence MPGRGRTTRPSLGGRLLSKSGTQEQRHSLGSNFISVMPTLSVFMDVPLVHKLEGSLLKAYKQDDYPKKMFLAYKVCMTNEGHPWVSLVVQKVRLQISQDPSLNYEYLPTMGMKSFIQASLELLFGKHSQAIVENRVGGVHTVGDSGAFQLGVQFLRAWHKDSHIVYIISSQKAGGGCVPTELHGLIFQDTGFTVYEYSIWDPKKLCMDPDKLLNVVEQIPHGCILVIGNIIDCKLTPSEWAKLMSVIKSKQIFPFFDIPCQGLYTSDLEEDTRILQYFVSQGIEFFCSQSLSKNFGIYDEGVGILVVVAVNNQQLLCVLSQLMRLAQALWLNPPNTGARIITSILCNPALLGEWKQSLTAVVEKAMLTKEKVKEKLRLLGTPGSWGHITEQSGTHGYLGLNFQQVEYLVRKKHIYIPRNSQINFSCVNANNIDYIAESINEAILFTEGSE
- the GOT1L1 gene encoding putative aspartate aminotransferase, cytoplasmic 2 isoform X4, giving the protein MPGRGRTTRPSLGGRLLSKSGTQEQRHSLGSNFISVMPTLSVFMDVPLVHKLEGSLLKAYKQDDYPKKMFLAYKVCMTNEGHPWVSLVVQKVRLQISQDPSLNYEYLPTMGMKSFIQASLELLFGKHSQAIVENRVGGVHTVGDSGAFQLGVQFLRAWHKDSHIVYIISSQKELHGLIFQDTGFTVYEYSIWDPKKLCMDPDKLLNVVEIPHGCILVIGNIIDCKLTPSEWAKLMSVIKSKQIFPFFDIPCQGLYTSDLEEDTRILQYFVSQGIEFFCSQSLSKNFGIYDEGVGILVVVAVNNQQLLCVLSQLMRLAQALWLNPPNTGARIITSILCNPALLGEWKQSLTAVVEKAMLTKEKVKEKLRLLGTPGSWGHITEQSGTHGYLGLNFQQVEYLVRKKHIYIPRNSQINFSCVNANNIDYIAESINEAILFTEGSE